The DNA window CGGGTGGTTATGCGCATAATTCGCTCGTCTCGACCTTTGCGGCGGCCTTCCCCATGGACAACCCGCAATATGTTGTGGTTGTGTCGCTGGACGAGCCGCAGGGCACCGCCGCTACCTCGTTCCAGCGCACCGCGGGCTGGGTTGCGGCGCCGATCGTCAAGCGGCTGGTGCCGCGCATCGGCCCGATGCTCGGCGTGCTGCCCGATACGGGCCGCGACGTGGATGTGAGCGAACTGATGCCGCTGCTTTGGCGCAACGGCGGGGATCATTGATGCGCCTTGGCGATATACTGCAAAACCTTACCGGCGAAGATGCCCTGAAGCCCATCACCGGCTTCGCGATAGACCACCGCCAGATTGCCCCCGGCAATATCTTTGGGGCCTTCCAGGGTGCCAAGTTCAATGCCGAAGAGGTGATCCCGCAGGCCATCGCCGCCGGCGCTGTCGCCGTGGTAGCGCGCGAGGGGGTGAACGTGGACGGTGCGCACCTGATCGCGGACGCGGTGCCGCGCCGCCGGTTCGCGCAGATTGCCGCGCAATTTTTCCGCCCATTCCCGCAGGCGACCGTCGCGGTCACCGGCACGAACGGAAAGACATCTACGGTTGAGCTGACGCGTCAGCTGTGGCGGCTTGCCGGGCATAATGCGGCTTCGATCGGCACGCTTGGCATCACTACGGGCTCAGAGAATGTCCGTACCGGCCTGACCTCGCCCGATATCGTCACCTTCCTCTCCAATATGGCCGGGCTGGCGCGCGAAGGCGTGAGCCACGCAGCGTTTGAGGCATCGAGCCACGGGCTGGACCAGTATCGCAGCGAAGGACTGCCGATCCGCGCCGCCGCTTTCACCAATTTGAGCCGCGATCACCTCGATTATCATGAAAGCATGGAGGCCTATTTCGAGGCGAAGATGCGTTTGTTCGACGAGGTGCTGGACGAAAACGGCACCGCCGTCATCTGGGCGGACGATGAATGGTCCGACGCGGTGTTCGACCGGGTAGCCAAGCGATCGCTGCGCCGCATCACGGTCGGGCGGCGCGGGGAGGGTTTACGGCTGATCGCCCAGACGCCCACGCAGCTTGGCCAGATGCTGGAAGTCGAGGCGCAGGGACGGCTCAAGAAAATCAACCTCCCGCTGATCGGTGCCTATCAGGCGAATAACGCGCTGACGGCTGCGGGTCTCGTCATCGCGACGGGCGGGGACTGGGATGATGTCAGCGAGCATCTCTCCCGCCTTCAGCCGGTGCGCGGCCGCTTGGAGCGCGCGGTGATCAGCCGAAGCGGCGCGCCTGTGTATATCGATTACGCCCATACGCCCGATGCGCTGGTGGCTGCCTGCGAAGCGCTGCGTGCGCATTGCAAGGGGCGGCTCATCACCGTTTTCGGTGCGGGCGGGGACCGCGACACCGGCAAGCGCGCCGAGATGGGCGCAGCCGCCGTAGGGTTGTCCGATGAAGTTATCGTGACTGACGACAATCCGCGCAGCGAAGATCCCGCTGCCATTCGCAAGGCGGTGCGCGGTGGCGCTCCCGATGCGCAGGAGATCGGCGATCGGCGCGAAGCCATTGCCGCCGCGATCGCGATGGCGAAGCCGGACGATATCGTCCTCGTCGCCGGCAAGGGGCATGAGCAGGGCCAGATCGTCGGCGATCAGGTGCTGCCCTTCGACGATGTGCAGGTGGCACGGGAGGTTTCCGCATGAGCGCGCTCTGGACCGCCGATGAGATCGCACAGGCTACCGGCGGAACTGTGCATGGCGAGTTTCAGGCGAACGGCGTCGCCTTCGATTCGCGCGAAGTGGGTCCGGGCGATCTATTCGTGGCGCTTTCCGGCGAAAGCACCGACGGCCACCGCTTCGTTGATGGCGCTTTCGCAAGCGGCGCCGCGGGCGCGATTACCGATCGCGCCGTCG is part of the Novosphingopyxis iocasae genome and encodes:
- a CDS encoding UDP-N-acetylmuramoyl-L-alanyl-D-glutamate--2,6-diaminopimelate ligase; its protein translation is MRLGDILQNLTGEDALKPITGFAIDHRQIAPGNIFGAFQGAKFNAEEVIPQAIAAGAVAVVAREGVNVDGAHLIADAVPRRRFAQIAAQFFRPFPQATVAVTGTNGKTSTVELTRQLWRLAGHNAASIGTLGITTGSENVRTGLTSPDIVTFLSNMAGLAREGVSHAAFEASSHGLDQYRSEGLPIRAAAFTNLSRDHLDYHESMEAYFEAKMRLFDEVLDENGTAVIWADDEWSDAVFDRVAKRSLRRITVGRRGEGLRLIAQTPTQLGQMLEVEAQGRLKKINLPLIGAYQANNALTAAGLVIATGGDWDDVSEHLSRLQPVRGRLERAVISRSGAPVYIDYAHTPDALVAACEALRAHCKGRLITVFGAGGDRDTGKRAEMGAAAVGLSDEVIVTDDNPRSEDPAAIRKAVRGGAPDAQEIGDRREAIAAAIAMAKPDDIVLVAGKGHEQGQIVGDQVLPFDDVQVAREVSA